A window from Brevinematales bacterium encodes these proteins:
- a CDS encoding OmpA family protein has protein sequence MAKKKELGHKREMPLWIFTFADMNNLLLALFVVLMSEATIEGLEARMILSSFSGNIGFLTGGKSLSQGQFAELGSSIESLPSRETGIAMSRVQQEARELFKPEIKSKKVKVTITEEGIKISLADDFFFESGSADIREELMPTIKKVADLISSLKDVKVDVIGHTDKSPVINPIIKEKFPSNWELSTARASSVVRALIDFGANPEIMTASGRAEFEPVESNDTPEGRAFNRRTDIYIKLIKKSTLPTYR, from the coding sequence ATGGCAAAAAAGAAGGAATTAGGCCATAAAAGAGAAATGCCTCTTTGGATATTTACTTTTGCGGATATGAATAATCTACTTTTAGCTCTATTTGTAGTACTAATGTCAGAAGCAACCATAGAAGGATTAGAAGCCAGGATGATCCTTTCCTCGTTTTCAGGAAACATAGGTTTTTTGACAGGAGGGAAGAGTTTATCTCAAGGACAATTTGCAGAGCTAGGCTCATCCATAGAATCCTTGCCATCAAGAGAAACAGGTATTGCTATGTCAAGAGTCCAACAAGAAGCAAGGGAACTTTTTAAACCAGAAATAAAAAGTAAAAAAGTGAAGGTTACAATAACTGAAGAAGGAATAAAAATAAGTCTAGCTGACGACTTTTTCTTTGAGAGTGGAAGTGCTGATATAAGAGAAGAATTAATGCCAACTATCAAAAAAGTTGCAGATTTAATTTCTAGTTTAAAAGATGTGAAAGTTGATGTTATAGGTCACACAGATAAATCACCCGTTATAAATCCGATAATCAAAGAAAAATTCCCCTCAAACTGGGAACTTTCAACAGCAAGAGCATCCTCGGTTGTTAGAGCACTTATTGACTTTGGAGCAAATCCTGAAATCATGACAGCAAGCGGTAGAGCAGAATTTGAACCTGTAGAATCCAATGATACACCTGAAGGAAGAGCATTCAACAGAAGAACAGATATTTACATAAAACTCATTAAAAAATCTACTTTACCTACATATAGGTAA
- a CDS encoding MotA/TolQ/ExbB proton channel family protein, translated as MGDRKFDLYIVIGLVISVVSMFVAILLHGVPLYTYADLAAFLISVVSPFGAAIVSVPFEYVKNLPNIFRVLFSTEDIDFAELIETLVTFAEKSRREGLLSLENDVQDIKEPFLRKAIQLIVDGTDPEMVKHIMITEMEQMELRHLFNKKFFDEWGYYGPALGMAGALVGLIAALSHAEDKSAVTHGVAIAFIATLYAVFISNAIVLPMATRLDLKNQKDILVKTIMLEGVLSIQAGDNPTLTREKLTAFLPPKMREQILAKKEGA; from the coding sequence ATGGGTGATAGAAAGTTTGACCTATACATAGTTATAGGTTTAGTAATATCAGTAGTATCAATGTTTGTTGCCATACTTCTTCACGGGGTACCATTGTACACTTACGCCGACTTAGCCGCGTTCCTAATATCTGTTGTATCTCCTTTTGGTGCAGCAATAGTATCTGTACCTTTTGAATACGTAAAAAACTTACCCAATATATTCAGAGTTTTATTTTCAACTGAGGACATAGATTTTGCAGAGCTCATAGAAACTCTAGTAACATTTGCTGAGAAGTCTAGAAGAGAAGGATTATTATCATTAGAAAACGACGTCCAAGATATAAAAGAACCTTTCCTAAGAAAGGCAATTCAACTTATAGTTGATGGTACTGATCCCGAAATGGTAAAACATATCATGATAACAGAAATGGAACAAATGGAACTTAGGCACCTTTTCAATAAGAAATTTTTTGATGAATGGGGATATTATGGTCCTGCATTAGGTATGGCAGGAGCACTGGTAGGTCTAATAGCAGCATTAAGTCACGCAGAAGACAAATCAGCAGTCACGCATGGAGTTGCTATAGCATTCATTGCTACACTTTACGCAGTTTTCATATCAAATGCTATAGTACTACCTATGGCTACTAGATTAGATCTCAAAAACCAAAAAGACATACTTGTAAAAACAATAATGTTAGAAGGAGTGCTGTCAATTCAAGCAGGAGATAACCCAACATTAACAAGAGAAAAACTAACAGCTTTCCTACCACCAAAAATGAGGGAACAAATCCTCGCTAAAAAAGAAGGAGCATAA
- a CDS encoding flagellar FlbD family protein yields the protein MLIELTRIDGSKININPFQIEMVEKKNNTVIRMMNEVMYIVIEEPSYIEEKIKLKLKEIFISSILEAKNG from the coding sequence ATGCTCATAGAGCTAACAAGAATAGATGGTTCAAAGATAAACATAAATCCATTCCAGATTGAAATGGTGGAAAAGAAAAATAATACCGTTATAAGGATGATGAACGAAGTTATGTATATAGTAATTGAAGAACCTTCTTACATAGAAGAAAAAATAAAACTTAAGCTAAAGGAGATTTTCATCTCCTCTATTTTGGAGGCAAAGAATGGGTGA
- a CDS encoding adenylosuccinate synthase: protein MTTLVVGLQWGDEGKAKVIDLLAGQYDYVVRYQGGANAGHTVVVGGRKFIFHLLPSGLMNLNAKVVIGNGVVIDIDQLSDEIHSLEKMGFPVSNRVIVSDKAHIVMEYHKLIDALRESLSPKKIGTTSRGIGPCYEDKIARKGIRISDIANLTVDQLSEKIKMFSEEKIFLIRNFYKYDYKFDSLELARNCKSRFEELNLRVSNVEILLNKEIENSKNILFEGAQGVLLDIDFGTYPYVTSSNASSNGVATGTGVFPKNITNVIGIVKSYTTRVGEGPFPTEQDNDIGKQIREKGGEFGATTGRPRRCGWIDLPMLRYSTILSGTTEIFLTKIDVLSGMDEIKVCTEYKIDGEMYDIPPFMDPTTLYRIEPVYKSFKGWTKSLSNMRKLSELPKEAREYIDFLQESLQIPITYISVGPDREQTIILK, encoded by the coding sequence ATGACTACTCTAGTTGTGGGGTTACAATGGGGAGATGAAGGAAAGGCCAAAGTAATAGATCTTTTAGCAGGACAGTATGATTACGTTGTTAGGTATCAAGGGGGAGCAAATGCAGGGCATACCGTGGTGGTTGGAGGTAGGAAGTTTATATTTCATCTTTTGCCTTCAGGTCTCATGAATCTGAACGCAAAGGTTGTTATAGGTAATGGAGTTGTAATAGATATTGATCAATTGAGTGATGAAATCCATAGTCTTGAAAAGATGGGATTTCCTGTTTCCAACAGAGTTATAGTAAGTGATAAAGCGCATATAGTTATGGAATATCATAAATTAATAGATGCTCTTAGAGAAAGTTTATCTCCAAAGAAGATAGGTACGACATCTAGAGGTATAGGTCCTTGCTATGAAGATAAAATAGCAAGAAAAGGTATAAGGATAAGTGACATTGCCAATTTAACAGTTGATCAACTTTCTGAGAAAATAAAGATGTTTTCTGAAGAAAAGATTTTTTTAATTAGAAACTTTTACAAATACGATTACAAATTTGACAGTCTTGAGTTGGCTAGGAATTGTAAATCAAGATTTGAAGAGCTGAATTTAAGGGTTAGCAATGTTGAGATACTTCTGAATAAAGAGATTGAAAACAGTAAGAATATACTTTTTGAAGGTGCTCAGGGTGTTTTACTTGATATTGATTTTGGAACTTATCCTTACGTTACTTCATCAAATGCTTCAAGTAATGGTGTTGCAACTGGTACTGGAGTATTTCCTAAAAACATTACTAATGTTATAGGTATAGTAAAATCATACACAACTAGAGTAGGAGAGGGACCTTTTCCGACAGAGCAAGATAACGATATTGGAAAACAGATACGAGAAAAAGGAGGTGAATTTGGTGCTACTACTGGAAGACCTAGGAGATGTGGATGGATTGATTTACCTATGTTAAGATATTCTACAATATTGAGCGGTACTACAGAGATATTTTTGACTAAAATTGATGTCCTTTCCGGCATGGATGAAATAAAAGTTTGTACTGAATATAAAATAGATGGAGAGATGTATGATATACCACCCTTTATGGATCCAACTACATTATACAGAATAGAACCTGTATATAAAAGTTTCAAAGGTTGGACTAAAAGTCTTTCGAATATGAGAAAATTAAGTGAATTACCAAAAGAAGCGAGAGAATATATTGATTTTTTACAGGAATCTTTACAAATACCAATAACCTATATCTCTGTAGGACCTGATAGGGAACAAACGATAATATTAAAATAA
- a CDS encoding DUF192 domain-containing protein: MRYVKFFLLIFVTVSETLAYATNNNLFETKTNVVIINEKGTFKLICEVAKKPEELAVGLMFRKDMKTNEGMIFLFPNDGYISFWMKNTYLPLAIVYIDNNKRVVDVFYPPPLSTKGVKPSKPSRFVLEILSNTAIDINLKRGDKVLF; this comes from the coding sequence ATGAGATATGTAAAGTTTTTTCTACTTATCTTTGTAACAGTTTCGGAAACTCTAGCTTATGCTACTAATAACAATTTATTTGAAACCAAAACTAATGTAGTAATTATTAACGAGAAAGGAACTTTCAAACTCATTTGCGAAGTAGCCAAAAAACCTGAAGAACTGGCTGTAGGACTTATGTTTAGAAAAGATATGAAAACAAACGAAGGTATGATATTTTTATTTCCTAATGACGGTTATATTTCATTTTGGATGAAAAATACATACCTGCCCCTGGCAATAGTTTACATTGACAATAACAAAAGAGTTGTTGATGTATTTTATCCACCACCGCTTTCAACAAAAGGCGTTAAACCTTCTAAGCCTTCAAGGTTTGTACTCGAAATTTTATCAAATACTGCTATAGATATAAACCTAAAAAGGGGTGATAAGGTATTATTTTAA
- the accC gene encoding acetyl-CoA carboxylase biotin carboxylase subunit, translating into MKILIANRGEIAVRVIRTCKELGFKTIAVYSEADRDSLHRKLADEDICIGGSYSKDSYLNIPNLISAATILKADAIHPGYGFLSENAKFSEICKNHGITFLGPSPEVISLMGDKSTAKNTMKKFNVPTVPGSEGVISSVDEALEVARAIGYPVIIKATAGGGGKGMRICYSADDLKKLLPLTQSEAQAAFGNPGVYIEKYIQNPKHIEIQFIGDKYGNAVTFGERDCSIQRKHQKLIEEAPGPTITEEQREKISNIVRNAVSSIGYVGAGTMEFIMDENGNFYFMEVNTRIQVEHPVTEEVTGYDLIREQMLVCLGEKLSVKQEDVKMNGHAMEFRINAEDPFNEFRPSPGQIKVLHLPGGYGVRVDTHIYQGYEIPMYYDSMVAKLIVWGKNRNEVINRAKRALSEFTIEGIPTTIPFHSKVLEHPVFLSGTHTTKFLENFSM; encoded by the coding sequence ATGAAAATTTTGATAGCTAATAGAGGTGAGATTGCGGTTAGAGTTATAAGGACTTGTAAAGAGCTTGGTTTTAAAACAATTGCTGTTTATTCCGAGGCAGATAGAGATTCGCTTCATAGAAAACTTGCTGATGAAGATATATGTATAGGTGGTTCTTATAGTAAGGATTCTTACCTTAATATTCCAAATCTTATAAGTGCTGCTACTATACTCAAGGCTGATGCTATACATCCTGGGTATGGATTTTTATCGGAAAATGCTAAGTTTTCAGAAATATGTAAAAATCATGGTATAACATTCTTAGGTCCTTCGCCTGAGGTTATATCTCTTATGGGTGATAAATCGACTGCAAAGAATACGATGAAAAAATTCAACGTTCCAACGGTACCGGGTAGTGAGGGCGTTATAAGTAGTGTAGATGAAGCTCTTGAGGTTGCTAGAGCAATTGGGTATCCAGTGATAATAAAAGCTACTGCTGGTGGTGGTGGAAAAGGAATGAGGATATGTTATTCTGCTGATGATTTAAAGAAGCTTCTACCCTTGACACAATCAGAGGCACAAGCGGCGTTCGGTAATCCTGGAGTTTATATTGAAAAGTACATACAGAACCCAAAACATATAGAAATACAATTTATTGGTGATAAATACGGTAATGCTGTTACGTTTGGAGAAAGAGATTGCTCGATTCAGAGAAAACACCAAAAACTTATAGAAGAAGCTCCTGGACCTACTATAACTGAAGAACAAAGAGAAAAAATATCAAACATAGTAAGGAATGCTGTAAGCTCAATAGGTTACGTGGGAGCTGGAACAATGGAATTTATAATGGATGAGAATGGAAATTTCTATTTCATGGAAGTTAATACGAGAATACAAGTAGAACATCCTGTAACTGAAGAAGTAACAGGATATGACCTTATAAGAGAGCAAATGCTTGTTTGTTTAGGTGAGAAACTGTCTGTGAAACAAGAGGATGTAAAAATGAACGGACACGCTATGGAATTTAGAATAAACGCTGAAGATCCATTCAACGAATTTAGACCATCTCCAGGACAAATAAAGGTTTTACATCTGCCTGGTGGATATGGAGTAAGAGTTGATACTCATATATACCAAGGATATGAAATTCCTATGTATTACGATTCCATGGTTGCTAAACTTATAGTATGGGGCAAGAATAGGAATGAGGTAATAAACAGAGCTAAACGAGCATTAAGTGAATTTACTATAGAGGGTATACCTACTACTATACCATTTCATTCCAAAGTACTAGAACATCCTGTATTTCTTAGTGGTACACATACAACAAAGTTCCTTGAAAACTTTAGTATGTAA